The genomic window CTTTTTGTCTCTGTCGTTGATAGCTCCTCGAACCATCCGCAGGGGTCGAAAACGTGcactcggcctcggcgggtACGGATGCTATGGCGGAGGCTAGCTATCCCGCGCGGTGGCGCCTATTAGGTAGGCAAAGGATGAGTAGACGTGGTTTTCTGGTGAGAACTCGCGGCTGTCGAACTCGTCGAGTGTCTTGGGCGTTGGGATCGTCTGTTTTTGTCACTGTTTGTTCAGCCGTCTCTTGACCGGACGAATTCAGGGATCATGATATTTGATATTCTTTCCTGGGAGGAGAAGGGAGACGTGCGAAGTCACCCCTGATTCATACTCCCGCTCCTCGCACGGCAGGTCCGCCGTGATGTGCACGTTGCGGGTCGCAAAGGTCGGCTTCTTCCTAATGGCGGCGTACCCACGCATCAACCACGTGTATATCGACTACCAGGTTGTCCGCAACGACTCCGCCAGCACCGGATCCTCACCGGAGCCCGAGTTCTCGATGGTGAATTCCCTGCAGTGCATGCCCAGACCGATGGCGATTCCCAGGGCGGCGTCCATCTCGCGCCGGGACGTGTCCCTGTCGCCGCACCAGTACGTGCCGATGGAGTAGAGCAGGCGACACTGCGCCAGTGCCGGGTCTGGGTTCAGGTCACCGCGGGTGTGGATGTCGAGCCGGACGGATTCCCCTAGCTCGGTCGCCTGGTCCGACTTGGCGTACAGGCTGCCGATGAAGCGCATGCACGCCAGGAGCGGCTCCAGCTCGCCTCGGCGCGCCTTGTTACTTAGGACATGTGCCCATACATCTCTGTGGTAGGAGGAAGGGGTGGTAACGGTGGAAGTGTCTGTAATAGAGGTCAAGGAGGGGGTCGAGGGCCAGTGAGGGGACCGTTCCGGATACTGAGacgggcggcgacggcgatgcactagcaacagcaaccgctgttgctgctgctctccTACGCCCCGGCAGCGATCCCGCGTCGTTGCAACACCTCACTCCGGTAGTGCTGCTGGGCCGGTCCTTGGCAGCACGGCGGGCAGCCAGCTCGGCCCGGGTGAGGCCGCCACGTCGCGACGGTGTATACTCGCACACTCTGGCCTCGGAAGAGCAGTGGGTACAACACGGGCGGGTTCCGTCGCAGTGGACATGGCGGTCCCGGCAGGTTGTGTAGGCCACGGAGGACCGGTGGGTGAAGGTGGATGCTTTGGTGGCAAgcattgggggggggggagggggTTCTTTCTCTTGCTTTCTCCTGTGACTATCCAAACCGGATGTCAACATTACTGCTGTTTGaaagttttctttcttgtcgaGATAAAATGCCGTCCCCGGGGAACAGAAGGAGTGGTATTTAGGCAGGGCTCACGGGAACCGGCTTCTCGTTGCGGGTATTCG from Pyricularia oryzae 70-15 chromosome 4, whole genome shotgun sequence includes these protein-coding regions:
- a CDS encoding C6 zinc finger domain-containing protein; the encoded protein is MLTSGLDSHRRKQEKEPPPPPPMLATKASTFTHRSSVAYTTCRDRHVHCDGTRPCCTHCSSEARVCEYTPSRRGGLTRAELAARRAAKDRPSSTTGVRCCNDAGSLPGRRRAAATAVAVANTSTVTTPSSYHRDVWAHVLSNKARRGELEPLLACMRFIGSLYAKSDQATELGESVRLDIHTRGDLNPDPALAQCRLLYSIGTYWCGDRDTSRREMDAALGIAIGLGMHCREFTIENSGSGEDPSIYTWLMRGYAAIRKKPTFATRNVHITADLPCEEREYESGTIPTPKTLDEFDSREFSPENHVYSSFAYLIGATARDS